In Desulfobacterales bacterium, the genomic stretch CGCTTCAATGTTTCTTTTGTATTTTCTGAATGCTGGAAGATATTTTGGTACTGGGCTTCCCGGGCGCTCAAATCAAGCAGGCGACGTTTTTTATCTTCCATCACCGCATTTAAGGCGGAGAGCTTTTCCCGAATAGCGCGAGAGGCTTCATGCTCCCGGTTTAAGGTCACTTTTACGGATTCCAGCGCACTGCGGGTCTGGTTGTTTTCAGTGCGAACCTGATCGATTTCCCCATCGATGGTCTGATTTTTTTCCGCCAACTCATTGTGGGCCGCCTGAAGTCCTGCCTGCTCGCTGCCAAGCCGCCCGATTTCTTCACGCAAATGCGCCAGGTCATTTTCCGCCTTATCAACGCGCCGCTGGTATTCAAACTGGTTCGACTTTTGCTCCGAGATAAGCTGATTTTTCCGCCATCTGGACAACTTGATCGCTTCCAGCACGGCATCAAGTTTTTTAAGCTCCGCGAAATGAGCCGTATCAGCGTCCCTGAGGCGGGTCAGCAGGGCATCGGCTTCCTGAATTTCACGAGATAATGCCTCATAATGGTGAAGGGTCAAGCGAACATCGAGCTGAACGGTTTGCTCCTGAAACTGGTTATACTGCTCGGCCTTTTTGGCCTGACGCTTCAAACCATTCATCTGACGCTCCACCTCAACGATAATATCGTTTAAGCGCAACAGGTTCTGTTGGGTGGCCGTGAGCTTTCGAAGCGCCTCGTCCTTTCGCTGTTTATAGCGCGTAACCCCTGCCGCTTCTTCAATAAACACCCGCCGCTCTTCCGGCCCTGCGTCGGTGATCGCCCCGATCCTTCCCTGCTGAATAATGGCATAGGATTTGGCACCCAGGCCACTGCCCAGAAACACATTGTGAATATCCTTCAGCCGGCAGGGCCGCTTATTGATAAGGTAAGTGCTCTCGCCAGACCGGTACAATCGCCGGGTAATCATAATCTCGGAAAAATCCCGCAGTTCCTCGGGCATGAAACTGCCGTCGTTGGACAGGGTAAGGGATACTTCCGCCATGTTCAGGGGCGGTTTTCCACCGGCGCCGGCAAAAATAATATCCTCCATGGCCTTGCCCCGAAGCTGCTTGACGCTCTGCTCGCCCATGACCCATCGAAGCGCATCGAAAATATTGCTCTTTCCGCAGCCATTGGGCCCCACGATCGCACAAACGCCTTCAGGAAATTCGATCCCAGCCTTATCCAGAAACGACTTGAATCCGAGAATTTCCATCTTTTTAAGTTTCATTAGCGAATCACTCCTGATGAAGCCTGCCGGAAAATTTATAGAGAATATTAAGGACCCATGCATTTTAAAAATATCATACGACCTACCAGAAACCTGCTTTTCTGTAAAGCAAAAAAACACAATTTGCGGTATTTGCATCTATATATAGACACAATATATGGGAATATCGCTTGAACACACCGGCCGGACTGCGTGGCTTGCCCTTAACCTGTGCCGCCGTGCGCTTGCAAACGCCAAGCGGCTTGCCCCCCAACCTTTGAAATGATCTTGACACCTTGCCCCCTACACAGGTATGTATCTGAATTAAGATGGAGAATATGCGGCTGTTTGGTCCATACGCGTTAAAAGCCGAACCAGGAGGAAGCACCCGACCCATGCCACCTACTACAGAATCGACTGACCCCCAAAAATCCGGATCAGGGCAGAAAATTGACTCCCTCAAACTGCAATTGGCAATAGTGAAAGAGCATCGGCAAGAACTCATTAACCGGCTTGACAAACTGGAACACCAGACCAAGGAAAACGAATCAAACTACCGGTGGAACCTGTTGGCGCTGGCGCAGCTTCTGCGCGTGGACGGCAATCCTGAACTTGAACAGCATTTAAATGCCTTTAAGCGGCTGGCGAAAAACGGCGCGTCCCACGAGTCACTGAAACACCTGTTGCTTCAGCTGAAGGATGCGACACTTAAACAAAGCATCAACGCCCCCGAATCAAAAAAGAATAAGAGTATCTCCCCAGCACTGCTCAAATGGCTTCGGAAAAGTGATCCAGCTGAAACCGCGCCGGCAGCACAACAGCCAGATGCGTCCGATGCCATCTCTCAGATAAAACAAACGTACCAGCATATTATCAATGAGCTGCGCCTCAATCTGGACGAAAGCGTGCTTAAAAAAGTTCGGAAAATCGAGCAACAGCTCAATCAAGCCGCAGACGCCGAATCGTTTGTCACCATTCGAACATCGATATTGAACCTGATAACCAATTACGTTTCTAAAATCAGCAAGGAACGTGAAGAGGCCGCCGCGTTTATCAGGGAAATTGGGGAGCGGTTGATTGAAGTGGAAGGTCAAATGATCAATTCCCTGTCATTTGCCAAAGACGTTCAACAGGTCAGCTCCTCATTTACGGACACCATTGAAGTTCAACTGGTCGACTTCAAGCAAAGTATCGACTCCTCAAGAAATTTATCGGAATTAAAAAGTGCGGTCGTCTCCAGACTCTCTTTCATCAAAACCGTACTGGAAAATAAACGTAAAGATGACTCAACGCGGCTCGAACTGGCGGATCAGCAAACGCAGAAACTTCAACAGAACCTGCATGATATGAAAGGAGAAATTCAAACCGCCTGGAAACGCGCAAAAGCCCTTGAGCGCGAACTTCTGATCGATCCGCTCACGGGCATCTATAACCGCCGTGCGTATGATCGAAGAATGGAAGAGGAACTCCAACGATTCCAGCGGTATCATCGCCTCTTTTCCCTGCTAATTTTCGATGTCGACAACTTCAAGCGTATCAATGACCTTTACGGGCATAGCATCGGCGATTTATGCCTGAAGGAAATTATCAACCGGATCAAACCGGTGCTGCGAAAAAGCGATTTTCTGGCCCGGTATGGTGGAGAGGAATTCATTGTCATCGTGCCGGAAACCCCCGCCGAAGGCGCGCTGGAAATGGCGGAGAAATTGCGGCAAACCGTTGAGCAGACAAAGTTTATTCACAAATCCGACGAGGTGACCATCACCGTCAGTATCGGGCTTACTCAAACCGTTCCCGAAGATCTTACCCAAGATGATATTTTTACCCGAGCGGATCGGGCGCTTTACAACGCCAAGCAAGCCGGGCGAAACCGCGTATCCGCCCTATAAACTTTTTTCAAAAATCAAACTACGGAATGGACGTGATGAATATTGAGGAATTTTTAAAACACCCTGAAGTTGAAAAAGTGACCGCCAACAAAAATCCGGAGTTAATCGAAAGAAGACAATACAAGCCGCCCGTGTGCGCCGCCTTTCTCAAGCCCTACACGATCTTAACCGATAGCGATCAATACAAATTCGAGATCGATGGCGAGGCCAGAAAGCAACTGCCTAAAATTATAAACAACAAACTCCAAACCATTCACGGTACCACCTTGCCCGGTGAAGCGGAAAAAACCGCTTTCAGCAAAAAACGCAACATCGGTATCGTGTTTTCAGGCGGCCCCGCACCCGGCGGACATAATGTCATCGCCGGCATTTTCGACGCGGCCCAAAAGGCCAACCCGGAATCCAGACTGTTTGGATTTCTGCTGGGGCCGGACGGCATTATAGAGGGGCAATATGTTGAGCTGACCCGGGAACTTGTAGACAACTATCGGAATATCGGCGGATTCACGATGATAAAAACCGGGCGAACCAAAATAGATACCCCTAAAAAAATGGCGCTTTCCAGGGAGACCTGCAAACGACTCGGTCTGGATGCCCTGGTGGTCGTGGGAGGGGATGACTCCAACACAAATGCCGCCTTTCTGGCACAGGAAATGTTCGATGATCATATTCAGGTCATCGGTGTCCCCAAAACCATTGACGGGGATATTCAAGTACGGGACGCGACCGGCAAAACCCTTTGCGCCATGTCTTTTGGCTTCCACACGGCCGCGCGCGGGTTTGCCCTCGAAATCAGCAATCTCTGCACGGACTGCAGCTCGGACGTTAAATATTGGCACATCTGCAAAGTGATGGGACGGGTGGCCAGCCACCTGGCCCTGGAAGTCGCCTTGCAAACCCATGCCAATATCACCCTCATCGGCGAAGATCTTTGCGATTATGTGGATCACAGACGGCTAAGCAAGGCTGACCCCACCCATAGCGACATCGATTACAGCGCCTATGGTATGACCTTGCGACATCTTTCCCGGGTCGTATGCGACGGCATCGTTCGAAGGGCCGCAGCCGGAAAAAACTACGGCGTTATCGTCATCCCCGAGGGGGTTCTGGAATTTATCAATGAAATTCAGGTTTTTATTATCAAGCTCAACATGATCATCGCGGAATATAACCATACTCACGACAAGGATTTTCACACCACCTTCCTCCTGTTGGAGGAAAAGCTGGACTATTTACGGCGGCTGGGCCGGGATATTCGCGGAGAAAGCGCCCGCGGCATATGGAACAGCCGGGATGACGAATTATTCAATGATCTGCCCCAGTTTTTTCAGGAAGGCCTCTTAACGGAGCGCGACAGTCACGGCAATTTCCAGTTTTCCCTGGTTGAAACCGATAAGGTTCTGATGGGCCTGGTCACGGACTATTTGAATATTTTAAAGGAAAAAGGGGAATATAAGATCGGCATTCATAGGGCATACTATGAGGAAACATTGAAAAAAGGCGGTTTGGACCCAGACTTTTTCGGTCCCATTCTGTTTAAAAATTATCCGAATGCCGATTACTACATCGTAAAGCCGGACATCATCTCTCAAAAAACCCTGAAGCAGGCGATCGTCAAGGGCCAAGCCATTAAAGAAGCGCAGGACACACCGGCGGCAATCGCTAAAATTTACACCGCCTCCGTGCCTAAATTTAAAACACAGTCTCATTTCTACGGGTACGACGGCCGCGGCAGTGATCCGACCCGGTTTGACTGCATTTATACGTATAATCTGGGGCTAACCGTATTCAGCCTGATCGCCAACGGCGCCACCGGCCAGATGGCGGCCATTCAGAATCTGGAAAAAGATTTTTCACAATGGGAACCCATCGGCATTCCCATCGCGCCATTGATGCATTTGGAAGAACGGCAGGGAAAGCTTTCCCTGGTGATCGAAAAAAGTTTGGTGGATATTCATTCCCCGGCCTTTCAGGTCGTCAAAGCCTTTCGGGAAAAATGGCTCGCGGCATCTCACGGGGATGATGACTACAGGCACCCCGGACCGATCCGTTTTACCGGAATGAGTGAAGAAGACCGGCCCATCACCCTGATGCTCAATGATCTGTGGAACGGCCGGAACACCGAATAAGTCTCTTCACAAAAGCGCCCGCCAC encodes the following:
- a CDS encoding diguanylate cyclase, which produces MPPTTESTDPQKSGSGQKIDSLKLQLAIVKEHRQELINRLDKLEHQTKENESNYRWNLLALAQLLRVDGNPELEQHLNAFKRLAKNGASHESLKHLLLQLKDATLKQSINAPESKKNKSISPALLKWLRKSDPAETAPAAQQPDASDAISQIKQTYQHIINELRLNLDESVLKKVRKIEQQLNQAADAESFVTIRTSILNLITNYVSKISKEREEAAAFIREIGERLIEVEGQMINSLSFAKDVQQVSSSFTDTIEVQLVDFKQSIDSSRNLSELKSAVVSRLSFIKTVLENKRKDDSTRLELADQQTQKLQQNLHDMKGEIQTAWKRAKALERELLIDPLTGIYNRRAYDRRMEEELQRFQRYHRLFSLLIFDVDNFKRINDLYGHSIGDLCLKEIINRIKPVLRKSDFLARYGGEEFIVIVPETPAEGALEMAEKLRQTVEQTKFIHKSDEVTITVSIGLTQTVPEDLTQDDIFTRADRALYNAKQAGRNRVSAL
- a CDS encoding 6-phosphofructokinase, with product MDVMNIEEFLKHPEVEKVTANKNPELIERRQYKPPVCAAFLKPYTILTDSDQYKFEIDGEARKQLPKIINNKLQTIHGTTLPGEAEKTAFSKKRNIGIVFSGGPAPGGHNVIAGIFDAAQKANPESRLFGFLLGPDGIIEGQYVELTRELVDNYRNIGGFTMIKTGRTKIDTPKKMALSRETCKRLGLDALVVVGGDDSNTNAAFLAQEMFDDHIQVIGVPKTIDGDIQVRDATGKTLCAMSFGFHTAARGFALEISNLCTDCSSDVKYWHICKVMGRVASHLALEVALQTHANITLIGEDLCDYVDHRRLSKADPTHSDIDYSAYGMTLRHLSRVVCDGIVRRAAAGKNYGVIVIPEGVLEFINEIQVFIIKLNMIIAEYNHTHDKDFHTTFLLLEEKLDYLRRLGRDIRGESARGIWNSRDDELFNDLPQFFQEGLLTERDSHGNFQFSLVETDKVLMGLVTDYLNILKEKGEYKIGIHRAYYEETLKKGGLDPDFFGPILFKNYPNADYYIVKPDIISQKTLKQAIVKGQAIKEAQDTPAAIAKIYTASVPKFKTQSHFYGYDGRGSDPTRFDCIYTYNLGLTVFSLIANGATGQMAAIQNLEKDFSQWEPIGIPIAPLMHLEERQGKLSLVIEKSLVDIHSPAFQVVKAFREKWLAASHGDDDYRHPGPIRFTGMSEEDRPITLMLNDLWNGRNTE